A window of Streptomyces marispadix contains these coding sequences:
- a CDS encoding endonuclease/exonuclease/phosphatase family protein produces the protein MTAVSASGNTAEEARLHDIQGNTRVSPFAGKQVTDVPGVVTAVRGFGKAQGFWLQDPKPDDDPATSEGIFVFTGGETPDVEPGDSIRISGKVAEYYPGGEEAGGQSVTQLTDAKWKAASKAKQKLPKATALNADRVPDAYVPEGKGDDGNIESLKLQPTKYALDLYESLEGMRAGVKDAPVTGPTTEFGELWVTADPDEHPTPRGGTLYGDYDQQNGARMKVSSLLPREEHPFPKADVGDALSGTTAGPVDYDNFGGYTVRATTMGELKDNKLKREKTGKPGADELSVATYNVENLSPASESSKFDRLSEALVGNLASPDIVALEEVQDDSGPDDDGTVSAGKTLDKLTAAIKKAGGPSYESRQIDPENNADGGQPGGNIRVAFLFNPDRVEFADRKGGDATTAVKVTDDGGKPKLSANPGRISPQEEAWKESRKPLAGEFTFKGRQVFVVANHFSSKGGDQPMEGRNQPPTRESEKQRTAQAELVNSFAKKVESVDKKAAVIAAGDFNDFPFSPALDAMRKGGVFSSPMDELPAGERYGYVFNGNSQVLDHAVTSPGVGKVEYDIVHINAEFHDQASDHDPSVIRLKP, from the coding sequence ATGACCGCCGTCTCCGCGTCCGGAAACACGGCCGAGGAGGCACGTCTCCACGACATCCAGGGCAACACCCGTGTCTCGCCCTTCGCGGGCAAGCAGGTCACGGATGTGCCCGGCGTCGTCACCGCCGTACGCGGCTTCGGCAAGGCGCAGGGCTTCTGGCTCCAGGACCCCAAGCCGGACGACGACCCCGCCACCAGTGAGGGCATCTTCGTCTTCACCGGCGGCGAGACGCCCGACGTCGAACCCGGCGACTCCATACGGATATCCGGGAAGGTCGCCGAGTACTACCCGGGCGGCGAGGAAGCCGGCGGCCAGTCGGTCACCCAGCTCACCGACGCCAAGTGGAAGGCCGCCTCCAAGGCGAAGCAGAAGCTGCCCAAGGCGACCGCTCTGAACGCCGACCGCGTTCCGGACGCATACGTGCCCGAGGGCAAGGGCGACGACGGCAACATCGAGTCGCTGAAGCTCCAGCCCACCAAGTACGCGCTGGATCTCTACGAATCGCTCGAAGGCATGCGCGCCGGCGTCAAGGACGCCCCGGTGACCGGCCCCACCACGGAGTTCGGCGAACTGTGGGTCACCGCCGACCCCGACGAGCACCCGACCCCACGCGGCGGCACCCTCTACGGCGACTACGACCAGCAGAACGGCGCCCGGATGAAGGTCAGTTCGCTACTGCCGCGCGAGGAGCACCCGTTCCCGAAGGCAGACGTCGGCGACGCCCTGAGCGGCACCACCGCCGGTCCGGTCGACTACGACAACTTCGGCGGCTACACCGTACGAGCCACGACCATGGGCGAGTTGAAGGACAACAAGCTCAAGCGGGAGAAGACCGGCAAGCCCGGCGCGGACGAACTCTCCGTCGCCACCTACAACGTGGAGAACCTCTCGCCCGCGAGCGAGTCCTCCAAGTTCGACCGGCTCTCCGAGGCGCTCGTCGGCAACCTCGCCTCCCCCGACATCGTCGCCCTGGAAGAGGTGCAGGACGACTCCGGCCCCGACGACGACGGCACCGTCTCCGCGGGCAAGACATTGGACAAGCTGACCGCCGCGATCAAGAAGGCGGGCGGCCCCTCGTACGAGTCCCGCCAGATCGACCCGGAGAACAACGCCGACGGCGGCCAGCCCGGCGGCAACATCCGTGTCGCCTTCCTCTTCAACCCCGACCGCGTCGAGTTCGCCGACCGCAAGGGCGGCGACGCCACCACGGCGGTGAAGGTGACCGACGACGGCGGCAAGCCGAAGCTGTCCGCCAACCCCGGACGCATATCCCCGCAGGAGGAGGCCTGGAAGGAGAGCCGCAAGCCGCTGGCCGGTGAGTTCACCTTCAAGGGACGCCAAGTCTTCGTCGTCGCCAACCACTTCAGCTCCAAGGGCGGCGACCAGCCGATGGAGGGCCGCAACCAGCCGCCCACCCGCGAGTCGGAGAAGCAGCGCACCGCGCAGGCGGAACTCGTCAACTCCTTCGCGAAGAAGGTCGAATCCGTCGACAAGAAGGCCGCGGTCATCGCCGCCGGCGACTTCAACGACTTCCCCTTCTCCCCCGCCCTGGACGCCATGCGCAAGGGCGGCGTCTTCAGCAGTCCCATGGACGAGCTGCCCGCCGGCGAACGCTACGGCTACGTCTTCAACGGCAACTCGCAGGTCCTCGACCACGCGGTGACCAGCCCCGGCGTCGGCAAGGTCGAGTACGACATCGTCCACATCAACGCCGAGTTCCACGACCAGGCCAGCGACCACGACCCCTCCGTGATCCGCCTCAAGCCGTAA
- a CDS encoding EI24 domain-containing protein, whose amino-acid sequence MRDLTAGMRYLGRGQRWVFGHGRWFGFGLLPALVALVLYVAALTALAFYADDIAAWATPFADGWDGLWRDSLRVLFAVLLWLGALLVSVLTFTAATLVIGDPFYEKLSEQVEESEGGAPSGPDRPMWAEVWISLRDSLYVLWRMLLFTVPLFFLGFLPAIGQTVVPALGFAVSGFFLTLELVSVAMQRRGIPVRERLRILRTRKALALGFGVPLVLAFLVPLVAVVLMPGAVAGAALLVRDLTDDGGPGDEQDPASGRFGDEPPRTHAQTHAQAHGQAQPSAQPHAQPQHPAQAPGFSAPKPQAPDPRSQWGSPR is encoded by the coding sequence ATGCGTGATCTCACCGCGGGGATGCGGTACTTGGGGCGTGGGCAGCGGTGGGTCTTCGGCCACGGGCGGTGGTTCGGCTTCGGCCTGCTGCCCGCGCTGGTGGCCCTGGTGCTCTACGTCGCCGCGCTCACCGCCCTCGCCTTCTACGCCGACGACATCGCCGCCTGGGCCACGCCCTTCGCGGACGGCTGGGACGGCCTGTGGCGGGACTCGCTGCGCGTGCTGTTCGCGGTGCTGCTGTGGCTCGGGGCACTGCTGGTTTCGGTGCTGACCTTCACCGCCGCGACGCTGGTGATCGGCGACCCCTTCTACGAGAAGCTGTCGGAGCAGGTCGAGGAGTCCGAGGGCGGCGCGCCCTCCGGCCCGGACCGCCCGATGTGGGCGGAGGTGTGGATCTCCCTCCGCGACAGCCTCTACGTGCTGTGGCGGATGCTGCTGTTCACCGTTCCGCTCTTCTTCCTCGGCTTCCTCCCGGCGATCGGCCAGACCGTCGTACCGGCGCTCGGCTTCGCCGTCTCGGGCTTCTTCCTCACCCTGGAACTGGTCTCGGTCGCCATGCAGCGGCGGGGGATTCCGGTACGGGAGAGGCTGCGCATCCTCCGCACCCGAAAGGCGCTGGCGCTCGGCTTCGGCGTACCGCTGGTGCTGGCCTTCCTGGTGCCGCTGGTCGCGGTCGTGCTGATGCCGGGCGCGGTCGCGGGCGCGGCCCTGCTGGTACGGGACCTGACGGACGACGGCGGACCGGGCGACGAGCAGGACCCCGCGAGCGGCCGGTTCGGCGACGAGCCGCCCCGGACCCACGCTCAGACCCACGCTCAGGCGCATGGACAGGCCCAGCCCTCAGCTCAGCCCCATGCTCAGCCTCAACACCCGGCGCAGGCGCCGGGATTCAGCGCGCCGAAGCCCCAGGCGCCTGACCCGCGGTCTCAGTGGGGAAGCCCTCGGTAG
- the dapD gene encoding 2,3,4,5-tetrahydropyridine-2,6-dicarboxylate N-succinyltransferase yields the protein MTQAATTTRTTGAVAVGLATIAPGQDGEDTVLDTWFPAPELVESPEGPAGSERLSPERAAEALGEDAPRALGTDPVRGVEIVAVRTVIGSLDDKPADTHDVFLRLHLLSHRLVRPHGLNLEGQFGLLANVAWTSLGPVAVDRLAQVRLAARAAGKHLSVTSVDKFPRMTDYVAPKGVRIADADRARLGAHLAEGTTVMHEGFINFNAGTLGTSMVEGRISAGVVVGDGSDIGGGASIMGTLSGGGKETISIGERCLLGAEAGIGISLGDDCVVEAGLYVTAGTRVSLPDGQIVKALELSGADNLLFRRNSTTGKVEVIQRSGSWGGLNEALHSHN from the coding sequence ATGACGCAAGCAGCCACCACAACCCGTACGACCGGCGCCGTCGCCGTCGGGCTCGCCACGATCGCACCCGGCCAGGACGGCGAGGACACCGTCCTCGACACCTGGTTCCCCGCGCCGGAACTCGTCGAGTCCCCCGAGGGGCCCGCCGGGAGCGAGCGGCTCAGCCCGGAGCGCGCCGCCGAGGCACTCGGAGAGGACGCTCCGCGGGCGCTGGGCACCGATCCGGTGCGCGGGGTCGAGATCGTCGCCGTGCGTACGGTCATCGGCTCGCTCGACGACAAGCCCGCCGACACCCACGACGTCTTTCTGCGTCTGCACCTGCTCAGCCACCGGCTCGTACGTCCCCACGGGCTGAATCTGGAGGGCCAGTTCGGGCTGCTGGCCAACGTCGCCTGGACGAGCCTCGGCCCCGTGGCCGTCGACCGGCTGGCGCAGGTGCGGCTCGCGGCACGCGCCGCGGGCAAGCACCTGAGCGTCACCAGCGTCGACAAGTTCCCGCGCATGACGGACTACGTGGCGCCGAAGGGCGTGCGCATCGCCGACGCCGACCGCGCCCGGCTCGGTGCGCACCTGGCCGAGGGCACCACGGTCATGCACGAGGGCTTCATCAACTTCAACGCCGGCACCCTCGGCACGTCCATGGTCGAGGGCCGTATCAGCGCGGGCGTCGTGGTCGGCGACGGCTCCGACATCGGCGGCGGCGCGTCGATCATGGGCACGCTCTCCGGCGGCGGCAAGGAGACGATCTCCATCGGCGAGCGGTGCCTGCTGGGCGCCGAGGCGGGCATCGGCATCTCCCTCGGGGACGACTGCGTCGTCGAGGCGGGTCTGTACGTCACGGCCGGTACGAGGGTGTCGCTGCCGGACGGGCAGATCGTCAAGGCGCTGGAGCTGTCGGGCGCCGACAACCTTCTCTTCCGCCGCAATTCGACCACCGGCAAGGTCGAGGTCATCCAGCGCAGCGGCTCCTGGGGCGGACTGAACGAGGCGCTGCACAGCCACAACTGA
- a CDS encoding TetR/AcrR family transcriptional regulator, which yields MARRYDPERRRRIIEAAIRIVELKGIAALSHRTVAAEAGVPLGSTTYHFAGLDDLLVAALEEVSSEPRSAMKGWAEALSEALPETAGTEAPPETDRTQTLPDMDRPGPSGEPGSPGGPAACHGEPGLADVLTRLLEEYAHGGRGRIRLEYELYLAALRRPALQPVAAAWLDEMAEVVGRHTRDAATARVLVALIDGLLLQLLLTDRPFDAAEVRSALARVTGES from the coding sequence ATGGCCCGCCGCTACGACCCCGAACGCAGACGGCGGATCATCGAAGCCGCCATCCGCATCGTCGAGTTGAAGGGCATAGCGGCGCTCAGCCATCGCACGGTCGCCGCGGAGGCCGGGGTGCCGCTCGGATCCACCACGTACCACTTCGCGGGTCTCGACGATCTGCTGGTCGCCGCGCTGGAAGAGGTGAGCAGCGAGCCGCGCAGCGCCATGAAGGGCTGGGCGGAGGCCCTTTCGGAGGCGCTGCCCGAGACGGCCGGGACCGAGGCGCCGCCCGAGACGGACAGGACCCAGACGCTGCCCGATATGGACAGGCCGGGGCCGAGCGGCGAGCCGGGGTCGCCCGGCGGACCGGCCGCCTGCCACGGCGAGCCCGGACTCGCGGACGTCCTCACACGCCTGCTGGAGGAGTACGCACACGGAGGCCGCGGCCGTATCCGCCTGGAGTACGAGCTGTATCTCGCGGCGCTGCGCCGCCCCGCGCTCCAGCCCGTCGCCGCCGCCTGGCTGGACGAGATGGCCGAGGTCGTCGGCCGCCACACACGGGACGCCGCCACCGCCCGCGTCCTCGTGGCGCTCATCGACGGGCTGCTGCTGCAACTGCTGCTCACCGACCGGCCGTTCGACGCCGCCGAGGTCCGCTCGGCCCTCGCCCGAGTCACCGGCGAGAGCTGA
- a CDS encoding DMT family transporter encodes MVYVTLAGAILAEVLGTTAMKYSNGFSKLLPSLITGVSYAVAFILLAQTLKSMAVGTAYAIWAGVGTAAIAAIGITFIGESVTLLKITGIVLVIAGVVVLNLGGVH; translated from the coding sequence ATGGTCTATGTGACGCTCGCGGGCGCGATCCTGGCGGAGGTGCTCGGCACCACGGCGATGAAGTACAGCAACGGCTTCAGCAAGCTGCTGCCCTCCCTGATCACCGGCGTCAGCTATGCGGTGGCGTTCATACTGCTCGCCCAGACGCTCAAGTCGATGGCGGTGGGCACCGCCTATGCCATCTGGGCCGGAGTGGGCACCGCGGCCATCGCCGCCATCGGCATCACCTTCATCGGGGAGTCGGTCACCCTGCTGAAGATCACCGGGATCGTGCTGGTCATCGCGGGCGTCGTCGTACTCAACCTCGGCGGGGTCCACTGA
- a CDS encoding VOC family protein: MAVSLHHIVVDAHDLPGLAAFWCAALDWRVLSEKEREVVIGTDPSAPTGICFMPVTDEKTVKNRLHFDLAPDDQDAEVERLLALGARRVDIGQGEARSWVVLADPEGNEFCVLRPRGSLIEFAD, encoded by the coding sequence ATGGCCGTCTCCTTGCATCACATCGTCGTCGACGCACACGATCTGCCCGGCCTGGCGGCCTTCTGGTGCGCGGCGCTGGACTGGCGGGTGCTGTCCGAGAAGGAACGCGAAGTCGTCATCGGGACGGACCCGTCCGCGCCGACGGGCATCTGCTTCATGCCGGTCACGGACGAGAAGACCGTGAAGAACCGTCTGCACTTCGACCTCGCCCCCGACGACCAGGACGCCGAGGTCGAACGCCTTCTCGCGCTGGGCGCGCGCCGCGTGGACATCGGCCAGGGCGAAGCGAGGTCGTGGGTCGTGCTGGCGGACCCCGAGGGCAATGAGTTCTGCGTGCTGAGGCCGCGCGGAAGTCTTATCGAGTTCGCGGACTGA
- a CDS encoding metal-sulfur cluster assembly factor — MTETTAKPASEDEVREALLDVVDPELGIDVVNLGLIYGVHIDDSNVATIDMTLTSAACPLTDVIEDQAKSATEGIVDELKINWVWMPPWGPDKITDDGREQLRALGFNV, encoded by the coding sequence ATGACCGAGACCACCGCGAAGCCCGCGAGCGAGGACGAGGTCCGCGAGGCGCTGCTCGACGTGGTCGACCCGGAGCTGGGCATCGACGTCGTCAACCTGGGCCTGATCTACGGGGTCCACATCGACGACTCGAACGTCGCGACGATCGATATGACGCTCACCTCCGCCGCCTGTCCGCTGACGGACGTCATCGAGGACCAGGCGAAGTCCGCGACCGAGGGCATCGTCGACGAGCTGAAGATCAACTGGGTCTGGATGCCCCCGTGGGGCCCGGACAAGATCACCGACGACGGGCGGGAGCAGCTCCGGGCGCTCGGATTCAACGTCTGA
- the sufU gene encoding Fe-S cluster assembly sulfur transfer protein SufU — protein sequence MKLDSMYQDVILDHYKNPHGKGLREGDAEVHHVNPTCGDEITLRVRYDGETISDVSYEGQGCSISQASASVLNELLVGKELDEARTIQETFLELMQSRGRIEPDDAMEDVLEDAVAFAGVSKYPARVKCALLSWMAWKDATAQALGEDSVKEKTA from the coding sequence GTGAAGCTGGACTCCATGTACCAGGACGTGATCCTGGACCACTACAAGAACCCGCACGGCAAGGGCCTGCGTGAGGGCGACGCCGAGGTGCACCACGTCAACCCGACGTGCGGTGACGAGATCACCCTGCGTGTGCGCTACGACGGCGAGACGATCAGCGACGTCAGCTACGAGGGGCAGGGCTGTTCCATCAGCCAGGCCAGCGCCTCGGTGCTGAACGAGCTGCTGGTCGGCAAGGAGCTGGACGAGGCCCGCACGATCCAGGAGACGTTTCTGGAGCTGATGCAGTCCAGAGGCCGTATCGAGCCGGACGACGCCATGGAGGACGTGCTGGAGGACGCCGTCGCCTTCGCCGGGGTCTCGAAGTACCCGGCACGTGTGAAGTGTGCTCTGCTGAGCTGGATGGCATGGAAGGACGCCACCGCCCAGGCGCTGGGCGAGGACTCGGTAAAGGAGAAGACCGCATGA
- a CDS encoding cysteine desulfurase, which translates to MTLPGLLDTEAIRKDFPILDRTVHDGQKLVYLDNAASSQKPRQVLDAVSDYYERHHANVHRGVHVLAEEATALYEGARDKVAAFINAPSRDEVVFTKNASESLNLVANMLGWADEPYRVQHDTEIVITEMEHHSNIVPWQLLSQRTGAKLKWFGLTDDGRLDLSAVDEVITEKTKVVSFTLVSNIMGTINPVETIVRRAQEVGALVVIDASQAAPHMVLDVQALQADFVAFTGHKMCGPTGIGVLWGRQELLDDLPPFLGGGEMIETVTMNSSTYAPAPHKFEAGTPPIAQAVGLGAAVDYLSAIGMDRIEEHEHALTAYAVARLSEIPDLRFIGPTTAEDRGAAISFTLGDIHPHDVGQVLDEQGIAVRVGHHCARPVCLRYGIPATTRASFYLYSTPAEVDALAEGVEHVRNFFA; encoded by the coding sequence GTGACGCTTCCGGGTCTGCTCGACACCGAGGCGATCCGCAAGGACTTCCCGATCCTGGACCGCACGGTCCACGACGGGCAGAAGCTCGTGTACCTGGACAACGCGGCCTCGTCCCAGAAGCCGCGCCAGGTGCTCGACGCCGTGAGCGACTACTACGAGCGGCACCACGCCAACGTCCACCGCGGCGTGCACGTGCTCGCAGAGGAGGCCACGGCGCTGTACGAGGGCGCGCGTGACAAGGTCGCCGCGTTCATCAACGCGCCGAGCCGCGACGAGGTCGTCTTCACCAAGAACGCCTCGGAGTCGCTCAACCTCGTGGCCAACATGCTCGGCTGGGCCGACGAGCCCTACCGCGTGCAGCACGACACCGAGATCGTCATCACGGAGATGGAGCACCACTCCAACATCGTTCCGTGGCAGCTCCTTTCGCAGCGTACGGGCGCGAAGCTGAAGTGGTTCGGCCTCACCGACGACGGCAGGCTCGACCTGTCGGCCGTCGACGAGGTCATCACGGAGAAGACCAAGGTCGTCTCCTTCACGCTCGTCTCCAACATCATGGGCACGATCAATCCGGTCGAGACGATCGTGCGCCGTGCGCAGGAGGTCGGCGCGCTCGTCGTCATCGACGCCTCGCAGGCCGCTCCGCACATGGTGCTGGACGTACAGGCGCTCCAGGCCGACTTCGTGGCCTTCACCGGGCACAAGATGTGCGGTCCCACGGGCATCGGCGTGCTGTGGGGCAGGCAGGAACTGCTGGACGATCTGCCTCCGTTCCTCGGCGGCGGCGAGATGATCGAGACGGTCACGATGAACTCGTCGACCTACGCGCCCGCTCCGCACAAGTTCGAGGCGGGCACACCGCCGATCGCTCAGGCGGTGGGCCTCGGCGCGGCCGTCGACTATCTCTCCGCCATCGGCATGGACCGCATCGAGGAGCACGAGCACGCGCTGACCGCGTACGCCGTCGCCAGGCTGAGCGAGATCCCGGACCTGCGCTTCATCGGCCCCACCACGGCCGAGGACCGCGGTGCCGCGATCTCCTTCACGCTGGGGGACATCCATCCGCACGACGTGGGCCAGGTGCTCGACGAACAGGGCATCGCGGTCCGCGTGGGGCACCACTGCGCGCGGCCTGTCTGTCTGCGGTACGGAATTCCTGCGACCACGCGGGCGTCGTTCTATCTGTACTCCACGCCGGCCGAGGTGGATGCCCTGGCCGAGGGCGTGGAACACGTACGGAACTTCTTCGCCTAG
- the sufC gene encoding Fe-S cluster assembly ATPase SufC produces MATLEINDLHVSVETENGPNEILRGVDLTVKQGETHAIMGPNGSGKSTLAYSLAGHPKYSVTGGSVTLDGEDVLEMTPDERARAGVFLAMQYPVEVPGVSVSNFLRTSATALRGEAPKLRLWVKEVKEAMERLQIDPSFAERNVNEGFSGGEKKRHEILQLELLKPKIAILDETDSGLDVDALRVVSEGVNRVRENGEVGTMLITHYTRILRYIKPDHVHVFAKGRIAESGGPELADKLEEEGYEAYVKGGAAS; encoded by the coding sequence ATGGCAACGCTTGAGATCAACGACCTGCACGTCTCCGTCGAGACCGAGAACGGCCCGAACGAGATCCTGCGCGGTGTCGACCTGACGGTGAAGCAGGGCGAGACGCACGCGATCATGGGGCCCAACGGTTCCGGCAAGTCCACGCTCGCCTACTCCCTCGCCGGCCACCCCAAGTACTCGGTCACCGGCGGCTCGGTGACCCTCGACGGCGAGGACGTCCTGGAGATGACCCCGGACGAGCGCGCTCGCGCCGGAGTCTTCCTCGCCATGCAGTACCCGGTCGAGGTGCCCGGCGTCTCCGTCTCCAACTTCCTCCGTACGTCGGCGACGGCGCTGCGCGGCGAGGCACCCAAGCTGCGGCTGTGGGTGAAGGAGGTCAAGGAGGCCATGGAGCGCCTCCAGATCGACCCGTCCTTCGCCGAGCGGAACGTCAACGAGGGCTTCTCCGGCGGCGAGAAGAAGCGCCACGAGATCCTCCAACTGGAGCTGCTCAAGCCGAAGATCGCGATTCTCGACGAGACCGACTCCGGTCTCGACGTGGACGCGCTGCGGGTGGTCTCCGAGGGCGTCAACCGCGTCCGTGAGAACGGCGAGGTCGGCACCATGCTGATCACCCACTACACGCGCATCCTGCGCTACATCAAGCCCGACCACGTCCACGTGTTCGCCAAGGGCCGGATCGCCGAGTCCGGCGGCCCGGAGCTGGCCGACAAGCTGGAGGAAGAGGGCTACGAGGCGTATGTGAAGGGAGGCGCCGCTTCGTGA
- a CDS encoding non-heme iron oxygenase ferredoxin subunit, producing MSDGEGFVRVATLGELEDDTPKRVELEGVPVALVRTEGEVFAVNDICSHANVSLSEGEVEDCQIECWLHGSSFDLRTGKPSGLPATRPIPVYPVRIEGEGPDAAVLVSVTQES from the coding sequence ATGAGCGACGGCGAAGGCTTCGTACGCGTGGCGACGCTCGGCGAGCTGGAGGACGACACCCCTAAGCGGGTGGAGCTCGAAGGCGTGCCGGTCGCTCTCGTCCGTACGGAGGGAGAGGTGTTCGCGGTCAACGACATCTGCTCGCACGCGAACGTCTCACTGTCCGAGGGCGAGGTCGAGGACTGCCAGATCGAGTGCTGGCTGCACGGCTCCAGTTTCGATCTGCGTACGGGCAAACCCTCCGGGCTGCCCGCGACCCGCCCCATCCCCGTCTACCCCGTAAGAATCGAAGGCGAAGGGCCCGACGCGGCCGTGCTCGTCTCCGTCACACAGGAGTCCTGA
- the sufD gene encoding Fe-S cluster assembly protein SufD, with amino-acid sequence MAEAQKIPAGSTAVGGIAVAAESTVATRMSAPPSFDVADFPVPHGREEEWRFTPIERLKGLHDGTAEASGSLKVEVDAPEGVTVETVGRDDSRVGRAGKPVDRVAAQAFSSFEKASVVTVPKEAVLKEPVRVSLHGEGGVSFGHTVFEVKDFAEAVIVIDHTGDAVRAANVEFVLGDGAKLTVVSVQDWDDTAVHCSQHNALVGRDATFKSVVVTFGGDVVRLHPRVNYAGPGGEAEFYGLYFTDNGQHQEHRLFVDHDRPNCRSNVVYKGALQGDEAHAVWIGDVLIRAAATGTDTYELNRNLVLTDGARVDSVPNLEIETGEIVGAGHASATGRFDDEQLFYLQARGIPEQEARRLVVRGFFAELVQQIGLPDVEERLIEKIEAELEASV; translated from the coding sequence ATGGCCGAGGCTCAGAAGATTCCAGCGGGTTCCACCGCCGTGGGGGGCATCGCGGTGGCGGCTGAGTCCACCGTCGCCACCCGGATGAGCGCACCGCCGTCCTTCGACGTGGCGGACTTCCCCGTGCCGCACGGCAGGGAGGAGGAGTGGCGCTTCACCCCGATCGAGCGGCTCAAGGGGCTGCACGACGGTACGGCCGAGGCGTCCGGCTCGCTCAAGGTGGAGGTCGACGCGCCGGAGGGCGTGACGGTCGAGACGGTCGGCCGTGACGACTCGCGCGTCGGCCGCGCGGGCAAGCCCGTCGACCGGGTCGCCGCCCAGGCGTTCTCCTCGTTCGAGAAGGCCTCGGTCGTGACGGTCCCGAAGGAGGCCGTGCTGAAGGAGCCGGTGCGCGTCTCACTGCACGGCGAGGGCGGCGTCAGCTTCGGCCACACCGTCTTCGAGGTGAAGGACTTCGCCGAGGCGGTCATCGTCATCGACCACACCGGCGACGCGGTGCGCGCCGCCAACGTCGAGTTCGTGCTCGGCGACGGCGCCAAGCTGACCGTGGTCTCCGTGCAGGACTGGGACGACACCGCCGTCCACTGCTCACAGCACAACGCCCTGGTCGGCCGGGACGCCACCTTCAAGTCGGTCGTCGTCACCTTCGGCGGTGACGTCGTACGCCTCCACCCCCGTGTGAACTACGCGGGCCCGGGCGGCGAGGCGGAGTTCTACGGGCTCTACTTCACCGACAACGGCCAGCACCAGGAGCACCGGCTCTTCGTCGACCATGACAGGCCCAACTGCCGCAGCAACGTGGTCTACAAGGGCGCCCTGCAAGGCGACGAGGCGCATGCCGTATGGATCGGCGACGTGCTGATCCGCGCCGCCGCCACCGGCACCGACACCTACGAGCTGAACCGCAACCTCGTGCTGACCGACGGCGCGCGGGTCGACTCGGTGCCCAACCTGGAGATCGAGACCGGTGAGATCGTCGGGGCGGGCCACGCCTCGGCCACCGGCCGGTTCGACGACGAGCAGCTCTTCTACCTCCAGGCCCGGGGCATCCCCGAGCAGGAGGCGCGGCGGCTGGTCGTGCGGGGCTTCTTCGCCGAACTCGTCCAGCAGATCGGCCTGCCGGACGTGGAGGAGCGCCTCATCGAGAAGATCGAGGCGGAGCTGGAGGCGTCGGTATGA